The Armatimonadota bacterium genomic interval CGTGCTGTCCGCATCCATAAACCAGGCGCCGTCTTTCTGCTCCGAAAACCGAACGCCCAGTTCAGATTCCAGGAGCCTTCTTGCAAACGTCCAATCCCGCTCGTAAAGGGCGATGAAGAGAGCCCTCTCTTTGACGTTCTTAGAGCAAATGACCGAGCGTTCGGGAGTCGACAGGGCTGCGGCCAACTCGCCATAAGTCATGGCTCGAGGCAAAATTGTGATAGTTTCCTGCGCAATTCCTAAACTTATCAGTCCGGCGAACACGATCGATGCGGAGAATCTCATGACGGCCTCCATGCTAATCCAAGATCGATTATCGGGTTCGACCGCCTTATCGAACGCCGATAAGATTGCCAGGTTCTGGCAGGGAGCCCTCGTCCTCGGGCGAAACGTAGACCATGCAGAGGGCGCCCGAATGGTTTGCCGGTGCAGATGAGGCAGGTCGAGGCCCCCTGGCCGGACCTTTGGTGGCCGCAGCCGTCGTCTTGCCGCCCACGGTCGACCTCCCGCTGGTGAACGATTCTAAACTCCTGACCCATGAACAACGGGAGTCGGCCTATGACTGCATACTTCAGCAAGCCGTCAGCATCGGGGTGGCCGCCGTGCCCTCTTACATCGTCGATCGCCTCAATCCTCACCACTCATCTCTATTGGCTATGAAACAGGCGATTTGTCAACTCCCTATGCAACCAAGAGGCGTATTGATCGACGGCAAGTACA includes:
- a CDS encoding ribonuclease HII, translating into MQRAPEWFAGADEAGRGPLAGPLVAAAVVLPPTVDLPLVNDSKLLTHEQRESAYDCILQQAVSIGVAAVPSYIVDRLNPHHSSLLAMKQAICQLPMQPRGVLIDGKYTISSLKISQKAVIDGDATYLEIAAASIVAKVIRDRIMLDYDRLYPNYGFSRHKGYGTNLHKQALISYGPAPIHRNYLPVIEARNRQSCLIQDK